Proteins from a genomic interval of Xanthomonas sp. AM6:
- a CDS encoding methyl-accepting chemotaxis protein produces the protein MNSLLQRYNVGRRLAAAFGLLILLSALLVAAGLISMSSARKQLDGIVKTNMEKIRLSSEMLDANSGIAVAVRNSTIVTSPEDNQKALDTFTAERKRYNENRDALYATATDAEGQKIRDTINERREKVRLLNDRVIALSKNNQNSEAQALLISEAGPAMESWQDAIRANVAMQRRVSQEAYASAVTAMTRGRNVLIAGGVMVVIVSSLLAWLITRSLTQPLSLATRVAENIAAGKLDDEIRSDARDETGRLLASMKRMQSQLQAVLTAQLEMARRHDTGQISYRMDEAAFPGDYGRMVHDSNALAASHIAVKMRLAQIMGRYAIGDFSEDMDRLPGEKAVLTETMDTVKQNLSAMNREIGQLAGAAAAGDFSVRGDAQRFQYDFRTMVDSLNRLMATADGNLEALSKLLQAIAAGDLTVRMSGEFQGVFARMRDDANATAEQLADIVGRIQTAALSINGAASEIAAGNDDLSRRTEQQAASLEETAASMEELTSTVKQNAEHARQANQLAVGAATVASQGGEVVGKVVSTMNGIETSSKKIADIISVIDGIAFQTNILALNAAVEAARAGEQGRGFAVVASEVRTLAQRSAGAAKEIKGLIDESVTRVAEGSVLVDQAGRTMQEIVSSVQRVTDIMGEISAASQEQYAGIEQVNQSVTQMDETTQQNAALVEEATAAARSMEEQAVQLREAVAVFKIDGTAAPQGKRPVAAATVAAVVKAQVAAATRAVRNVPGRSATSGNDATWQQF, from the coding sequence ATGAACTCGCTATTGCAACGCTACAACGTCGGACGCCGCCTGGCTGCGGCCTTCGGCCTGCTGATCCTGTTGTCCGCCCTGCTGGTCGCAGCGGGCCTGATCTCGATGTCCAGCGCCCGCAAGCAGCTGGACGGCATCGTCAAGACCAACATGGAGAAGATCCGCCTGTCCTCCGAGATGCTGGACGCGAACTCGGGCATCGCCGTGGCGGTACGCAACTCCACCATCGTCACCTCGCCCGAGGACAACCAGAAGGCGCTGGACACCTTCACCGCCGAGCGCAAGCGCTACAACGAGAACCGCGACGCGCTGTACGCGACCGCGACCGATGCCGAAGGCCAGAAGATTCGCGACACGATCAACGAGCGCCGCGAAAAAGTGCGCCTGCTGAACGACCGGGTCATCGCGCTTTCCAAGAACAACCAGAACAGCGAGGCGCAGGCGCTGCTGATCAGCGAAGCCGGCCCGGCGATGGAGAGCTGGCAGGACGCCATTCGCGCCAACGTCGCAATGCAGCGCAGGGTGAGCCAGGAAGCCTACGCCTCGGCGGTGACGGCGATGACGCGCGGCCGCAACGTGCTGATCGCCGGCGGCGTCATGGTGGTGATCGTCAGCAGCCTGCTCGCGTGGCTGATCACCCGCAGCCTGACCCAGCCGCTGAGCCTGGCCACCCGCGTGGCCGAGAACATCGCCGCCGGCAAGCTGGACGACGAGATCCGCAGCGACGCCCGCGACGAGACCGGCCGCCTGCTCGCGAGCATGAAGCGGATGCAGAGCCAGTTGCAGGCGGTGCTCACCGCGCAGCTGGAGATGGCTCGCCGCCACGACACCGGCCAGATCAGCTACCGCATGGACGAAGCCGCCTTCCCCGGCGACTACGGGCGCATGGTCCACGACAGCAACGCGCTGGCCGCCTCGCACATCGCGGTGAAGATGCGCCTGGCGCAGATCATGGGCCGCTATGCGATCGGCGACTTCAGCGAGGACATGGACCGCCTGCCCGGCGAGAAGGCGGTGCTGACCGAAACCATGGACACGGTCAAGCAGAACCTGAGCGCGATGAACCGCGAGATCGGCCAGCTGGCCGGTGCCGCCGCGGCCGGCGATTTCAGCGTGCGCGGCGACGCGCAGCGTTTCCAGTACGACTTCCGGACCATGGTCGACAGCCTCAACCGGCTGATGGCCACCGCCGACGGCAACCTGGAAGCCCTGTCCAAGCTGTTGCAGGCCATCGCCGCCGGCGACCTGACCGTGCGCATGAGCGGCGAGTTCCAGGGCGTGTTCGCCCGGATGCGCGACGACGCCAACGCCACCGCCGAGCAGCTGGCCGATATCGTCGGCCGCATCCAGACCGCGGCCTTGAGCATCAACGGCGCGGCCAGCGAGATCGCCGCGGGCAACGACGACCTGTCGCGCCGCACCGAGCAGCAGGCCGCCAGCCTGGAGGAAACCGCCGCCTCGATGGAAGAACTGACCTCCACGGTCAAGCAGAACGCCGAGCATGCGCGCCAGGCCAACCAGCTGGCGGTCGGCGCGGCAACAGTCGCCTCGCAAGGCGGCGAAGTGGTCGGCAAGGTGGTGAGCACGATGAACGGGATCGAGACCTCGTCGAAGAAGATCGCCGACATCATCTCGGTGATCGACGGCATCGCCTTCCAGACCAACATCCTGGCGCTCAACGCGGCAGTGGAAGCGGCGCGCGCCGGCGAGCAGGGCCGCGGCTTCGCCGTGGTCGCCTCGGAGGTACGTACCCTCGCCCAACGCTCGGCCGGTGCGGCCAAGGAGATCAAGGGCCTGATCGACGAGTCGGTCACCCGTGTCGCCGAAGGCTCGGTGCTGGTCGACCAGGCCGGCCGCACCATGCAGGAGATCGTGTCCTCGGTGCAACGCGTCACCGACATCATGGGCGAGATTTCCGCCGCCTCGCAGGAACAGTACGCCGGCATCGAACAGGTCAACCAGAGCGTGACCCAGATGGACGAGACCACCCAGCAGAACGCCGCCCTGGTCGAGGAAGCGACCGCCGCGGCGCGATCGATGGAGGAGCAAGCGGTGCAACTGCGCGAGGCGGTCGCCGTGTTCAAGATCGACGGCACCGCCGCGCCGCAGGGCAAGCGTCCCGTCGCCGCCGCGACCGTCGCGGCGGTGGTCAAGGCGCAGGTGGCGGCCGCAACGCGCGCGGTGCGCAACGTCCCCGGGCGGTCGGCGACAAGCGGCAACGACGCGACCTGGCAGCAGTTCTGA
- a CDS encoding methyl-accepting chemotaxis protein has protein sequence MKSKNLTISTQLAIGFGAVVLVLLIVGAISLNSQSRLNGAMRLSEHTFKVLGTGELMQANALNIETGTRGYLLSGDKKHLQPFSKGQAGFEKSYAEAKQLTADNAGQQARLAELDKAYRQLLAVENDAIAQRETATSVEQVVPMFLQGRDRAAMGSIRSLLGDFADEEHTLLAKRSAELEAVRTRGKWSVLIGSLVAILVAVGMGLMIRRQLLKRLGQAISVADAIASGKLDNAVDTQSRDETGRLLISMDKMQAQLQAVMAAQTEMAQRHDAGQISYRMDAKAFPGEYGRMVHDSNELAGSHIAVKLRLAQIMGRYAIGDLSEDMDRLPGEKAVLTETMDTVKQNLSAMNGQISQLASAAAAGDFSVRGDAQRFQYDFRAMVESLNQLMATADGNLDALSKLLQAIAAGDLTARMHGEFQGVFATMRDDANATAEQLAAIVGRIQIAAASINAASGEIATGNDDLSRRTEQQAASLEETAASMEELTSTVKQNAEHARQANQLAVGAASVASQGGDVVSQVVTTMSGIETSSKKIADIISVIDGIAFQTNILALNAAVEAARAGEQGRGFAVVASEVRTLAQRSANAAKEIKGLIDESVTRVSEGSALVGKAGQTMQEIVSSVQRVTDIMGEISAASQEQYAGIEQVNQTVTQMDEATQQNAALVEEATAAARAMAEQAGQLTETVALFKIDATPAVAPQRSHPAPASKSPASAPSAATKRKPQPARASHGNAAVAEAQWHEF, from the coding sequence ATGAAATCCAAAAATCTGACCATCTCTACCCAGCTCGCGATCGGCTTCGGCGCCGTGGTGCTGGTCCTGCTCATCGTCGGCGCCATCAGCCTGAACAGCCAGTCCCGGTTGAATGGCGCGATGCGGCTCAGCGAGCACACGTTCAAGGTGCTGGGCACCGGCGAACTGATGCAGGCGAACGCGCTGAATATCGAAACCGGCACGCGTGGTTACCTGCTCTCCGGCGACAAGAAACACCTGCAGCCGTTCAGCAAGGGCCAGGCGGGATTCGAGAAGAGCTACGCCGAAGCCAAGCAGCTGACGGCGGACAACGCCGGGCAGCAAGCGCGCCTGGCCGAACTGGACAAGGCGTACCGGCAGTTGCTGGCGGTCGAAAACGACGCCATCGCCCAGCGCGAGACCGCCACCAGCGTCGAGCAGGTCGTGCCGATGTTCCTCCAGGGCCGCGACCGCGCCGCGATGGGCAGCATCCGCTCGCTGCTCGGCGATTTCGCCGATGAAGAGCACACGCTGCTGGCCAAGCGCAGCGCGGAACTGGAAGCAGTGCGCACCCGCGGCAAGTGGTCGGTGCTGATCGGCAGCCTGGTCGCGATCCTGGTCGCCGTAGGCATGGGCCTGATGATCCGCCGCCAGTTGCTCAAACGCCTGGGCCAGGCCATCTCGGTCGCCGATGCCATCGCCTCGGGCAAGCTCGACAATGCCGTCGATACCCAGTCGCGCGACGAAACCGGCCGCCTGCTGATCAGCATGGACAAGATGCAGGCCCAGCTGCAGGCGGTCATGGCCGCGCAGACCGAAATGGCGCAACGCCACGACGCCGGCCAGATCAGCTACCGCATGGACGCCAAGGCATTCCCCGGCGAATACGGCCGCATGGTGCACGACAGCAACGAACTGGCCGGTTCCCATATCGCGGTCAAGCTGCGCCTGGCACAGATCATGGGCCGCTATGCGATCGGCGACCTCAGCGAAGACATGGACCGCCTGCCCGGCGAGAAGGCGGTGCTGACCGAGACCATGGACACGGTCAAGCAGAACCTGAGCGCGATGAACGGCCAGATCAGCCAGCTCGCCTCCGCCGCCGCGGCCGGCGACTTCAGCGTGCGCGGCGATGCGCAGCGCTTCCAATACGACTTCCGCGCCATGGTCGAGAGCCTCAACCAGTTGATGGCCACCGCCGACGGCAACCTCGACGCACTGTCCAAGCTGCTGCAGGCCATCGCCGCCGGCGACCTGACCGCGCGCATGCACGGCGAGTTCCAGGGCGTGTTCGCGACCATGCGCGACGACGCCAATGCGACCGCCGAGCAGTTGGCCGCCATCGTCGGCCGCATCCAGATCGCGGCGGCCAGCATCAATGCCGCGTCCGGCGAGATCGCCACCGGCAACGACGACCTGTCGCGCCGCACCGAGCAGCAGGCCGCCAGCCTGGAAGAAACCGCCGCCTCGATGGAGGAACTGACCTCCACCGTCAAGCAGAACGCCGAGCACGCGCGCCAGGCCAATCAGCTGGCGGTCGGCGCCGCTTCGGTCGCCTCGCAGGGCGGCGACGTGGTCAGCCAGGTGGTGACCACGATGAGCGGCATCGAAACCTCTTCCAAGAAGATCGCCGATATCATCTCGGTGATCGACGGCATCGCCTTCCAGACCAATATCCTGGCGCTCAACGCCGCGGTGGAAGCAGCCCGTGCCGGCGAACAGGGCCGCGGCTTCGCCGTGGTTGCCAGCGAGGTGCGTACCCTCGCCCAACGCTCGGCGAATGCCGCCAAGGAGATCAAGGGCCTGATCGACGAGTCCGTCACCCGCGTCAGCGAGGGCTCGGCCTTGGTCGGCAAGGCCGGTCAGACCATGCAGGAGATCGTGTCCTCGGTGCAACGCGTCACCGACATCATGGGCGAGATCTCCGCCGCCTCGCAGGAGCAATACGCCGGCATCGAACAGGTCAACCAGACCGTCACCCAGATGGACGAGGCCACCCAGCAGAACGCCGCCCTGGTCGAGGAAGCCACCGCCGCGGCGCGCGCGATGGCCGAACAGGCCGGGCAGCTGACCGAGACCGTCGCCCTGTTCAAGATCGACGCCACGCCTGCCGTGGCGCCGCAGCGGTCCCACCCTGCCCCGGCGTCCAAGTCACCGGCGAGCGCGCCGTCCGCGGCGACCAAGCGCAAGCCGCAACCGGCGCGGGCCAGCCACGGCAATGCCGCGGTGGCCGAGGCGCAGTGGCACGAGTTCTGA
- a CDS encoding Cache 3/Cache 2 fusion domain-containing protein, with the protein MKNFSHLSVGTKLSALLTVAVSVALVLLATLIYRQSAASHETQALEEIASATALMNQSVGMYDRVLSEETERMGQLFATMLPAGEPQLEPAETVQIGDVQTPTLRLGTHVLNLDFASVDHFAKASGGVATVFARSGDDLVRIATSLHDQAGARVIGTVLDHAHPAYALLQRNQAYTGPAHLFGNDYMTHYQPLRNAQGELVGALFVGRDYTQGLAALQERLRSTRIGEDGHFIAVDVHPARRGRLLTHPTAKAAGIEDLVVDADKPLLQALLQGQQASATLHLKRDAGAGAPAAPFLVTAQAYQPWQWVLLGVQSRSAIEAPLHALMRNILLFSALMLAGCAALVFVLARRMVSRPLAVVEQVADDIAAGRLEGHIEVGTGQDDVSRLLHGMRRMRDDLRERLRTERVVAAENLRVRTALDDVSTNVMIADAERRIVYVNRPLLQMLGDVQDDLRRDLPQFDVQTLIGNSIDVFHRHPEHQARLLAELKGTYRAQIRVGGHTMRLIVNPVIDGDGQRLGFVVEWADRTDEVAVEEEIAGIVRSAVAGDLGGRVRLDDKQGFLLQLAEQINALLEASSSGLAHIQHMLQALAEGDLSTRIDADLQGVYAGMKDHANTTAEQLATIVRQIQGASDEINTAAGEIAAGNDDLSRRTEQQAASLEETAASMEELTATVKQNAEHARQANQLAVGAAAVASQGGEVVSQVVSTMSGIETSSRKIADIISVIDGIAFQTNILALNAAVEAARAGEQGRGFAVVASEVRTLAQRSANAAKEIKGLIDDSVGRVAEGSALVDRAGQTMQEIVASVQRVTDIMGEISAASQEQSAGIEQVNQTVTQMDEATQQNAALVEEATASARSMESQAGALARAVASFTLEQRPPAGAAGNVAMLHPGYKKARHGR; encoded by the coding sequence ATGAAAAATTTCAGCCATCTCTCGGTCGGCACCAAGCTGTCCGCGCTGCTCACCGTTGCGGTCAGCGTGGCGCTGGTCCTGCTCGCTACCCTGATCTACCGCCAGTCCGCCGCCAGCCATGAGACCCAGGCGCTGGAGGAGATCGCGTCGGCCACTGCGCTGATGAACCAGTCGGTGGGAATGTACGACCGGGTGCTGAGCGAAGAAACCGAGCGGATGGGGCAGCTGTTCGCGACGATGCTGCCCGCCGGCGAGCCGCAGCTGGAGCCCGCCGAGACGGTGCAGATCGGCGACGTGCAGACACCGACGCTGCGCCTCGGCACGCACGTGCTGAACCTCGACTTCGCCTCGGTGGACCACTTCGCCAAGGCCAGCGGCGGGGTGGCGACCGTGTTCGCGCGCAGCGGCGACGACCTGGTGCGGATCGCGACCTCGCTGCACGACCAGGCCGGCGCGCGCGTGATCGGCACCGTCCTGGACCATGCGCATCCGGCCTATGCGCTGCTGCAGCGGAACCAGGCCTACACCGGCCCGGCGCACCTGTTCGGCAACGACTACATGACCCACTACCAGCCGCTGCGCAACGCGCAGGGCGAACTGGTCGGCGCGCTGTTCGTCGGCCGCGACTACACCCAGGGCCTGGCCGCGCTGCAGGAGCGCCTGCGCAGCACGCGCATCGGCGAAGACGGCCACTTCATCGCGGTCGACGTGCATCCGGCGCGGCGCGGGCGCCTGCTCACCCATCCCACGGCCAAGGCCGCCGGCATCGAGGACCTGGTCGTGGACGCGGACAAGCCGTTGCTGCAGGCGTTGCTGCAGGGCCAGCAGGCCAGCGCGACGCTGCACCTCAAGCGCGACGCCGGTGCCGGCGCGCCGGCCGCGCCGTTCCTGGTCACCGCGCAGGCCTACCAGCCATGGCAATGGGTCCTGCTCGGCGTGCAGTCGCGCAGCGCCATCGAGGCGCCGCTGCACGCCTTGATGCGCAACATCCTGCTGTTCTCCGCGCTGATGCTGGCCGGCTGCGCGGCGCTGGTGTTCGTGCTGGCGCGGCGCATGGTGTCGCGCCCGCTGGCGGTGGTCGAACAGGTCGCCGACGACATCGCCGCCGGGCGCCTGGAGGGCCACATCGAGGTCGGCACGGGCCAGGACGACGTGAGCCGGCTGCTGCACGGCATGCGCCGCATGCGCGACGACCTGCGCGAGCGGCTGCGCACCGAGCGCGTGGTGGCCGCGGAGAACCTGCGCGTGCGCACCGCGCTGGACGACGTCAGCACCAACGTGATGATCGCCGACGCCGAGCGCCGCATCGTCTACGTCAACCGCCCGCTGCTGCAGATGCTCGGCGACGTGCAGGACGACCTGCGCCGCGACCTGCCGCAGTTCGACGTGCAGACCCTGATCGGCAACAGCATCGACGTGTTCCACCGCCATCCCGAGCACCAGGCGCGGCTGCTGGCCGAGCTGAAGGGCACCTACCGTGCGCAGATCCGCGTCGGCGGCCACACCATGCGCCTGATCGTCAACCCGGTGATCGACGGCGACGGCCAGCGCCTCGGCTTCGTCGTGGAATGGGCCGACCGCACCGACGAAGTGGCGGTGGAAGAGGAAATCGCCGGCATCGTGCGCAGCGCGGTCGCCGGCGACCTCGGCGGCCGCGTGCGCCTGGACGACAAGCAGGGCTTCCTGCTGCAGCTGGCCGAACAGATCAATGCGCTGCTGGAAGCCAGTTCCTCCGGCCTGGCGCACATCCAGCACATGCTGCAGGCGCTGGCCGAGGGCGACCTGTCCACCCGCATCGACGCCGACCTGCAGGGCGTCTACGCCGGCATGAAGGACCATGCCAACACCACCGCCGAACAGCTGGCCACGATCGTGCGCCAGATCCAGGGCGCCTCGGACGAGATCAACACCGCCGCCGGCGAGATCGCGGCCGGCAACGACGACCTGTCGCGGCGCACCGAGCAGCAGGCCGCCAGCCTGGAGGAGACCGCCGCGTCGATGGAAGAACTGACCGCCACGGTCAAGCAGAACGCCGAGCATGCGCGCCAGGCCAATCAGCTCGCCGTCGGCGCCGCGGCCGTCGCCTCGCAGGGCGGCGAGGTGGTCAGCCAGGTGGTGTCCACGATGAGCGGCATCGAGACCTCCTCCAGGAAGATCGCCGACATCATCTCGGTGATCGACGGCATCGCCTTCCAGACCAACATCCTGGCCCTGAACGCGGCGGTGGAAGCGGCCCGTGCCGGCGAACAGGGCCGCGGCTTCGCCGTGGTCGCCTCGGAGGTACGTACCCTCGCCCAGCGCTCGGCCAACGCCGCCAAGGAGATCAAGGGCCTGATCGACGACTCGGTCGGCCGGGTCGCCGAAGGCTCGGCGCTGGTCGATCGCGCCGGCCAGACCATGCAGGAGATCGTGGCCTCGGTGCAGCGCGTCACCGACATCATGGGCGAGATCTCCGCCGCCTCGCAGGAACAGTCCGCCGGCATCGAGCAGGTCAACCAGACCGTCACCCAGATGGACGAGGCCACCCAACAGAACGCCGCCCTGGTCGAGGAAGCCACCGCCAGCGCCCGCTCGATGGAGAGCCAGGCGGGCGCGCTGGCGCGCGCGGTCGCCTCGTTCACCCTGGAGCAGCGGCCGCCGGCCGGCGCCGCAGGCAACGTCGCCATGTTGCATCCAGGCTACAAAAAAGCCCGGCACGGCCGATAG
- a CDS encoding flagellar brake protein encodes MAEGISSDSTTPSPHEATEQDDRFLLTNARQIRQLLQSLINQRSQVSAHPGGRDHAFSTALLELDEHALLLDLSVNEANNRLAEQAEYLLCFAQLDKVRLRFRITGLERVHSGGVSGLRAALPDALYYLQRREHFRLETPITESPMCILRLDDASPPAELVLRVIDISAGGVAVALVPGQPLPQNQQSYPRCVLQLPDADAIPLTLQVCNTHVHKLANGQETLRVGLRFADLPRGADAAIQRYIFRIERQRSARKSGVLS; translated from the coding sequence ATGGCCGAAGGCATTTCCAGCGACTCCACCACACCGTCCCCGCACGAGGCGACGGAACAGGACGACCGCTTCCTGCTGACCAACGCGCGCCAGATCCGGCAATTGCTGCAATCGCTGATCAACCAGCGCTCCCAGGTCAGCGCGCATCCGGGCGGCCGCGACCACGCGTTCTCGACCGCGCTGCTGGAACTGGACGAGCACGCCCTGCTGCTGGACCTGAGCGTCAACGAGGCCAACAACCGCCTGGCCGAGCAGGCCGAGTACCTGCTGTGCTTCGCGCAGCTGGACAAGGTCCGGCTGCGCTTCCGCATCACCGGCCTGGAGCGGGTGCACAGCGGCGGCGTGAGCGGCCTGCGCGCCGCGCTGCCCGACGCGCTGTACTACCTGCAGCGCCGTGAGCATTTCCGCCTGGAGACGCCGATCACCGAATCGCCGATGTGCATCCTGCGGCTGGACGATGCCAGTCCGCCCGCCGAGCTGGTGTTGCGGGTCATCGACATCAGCGCCGGCGGCGTGGCGGTGGCGCTGGTCCCGGGCCAGCCATTGCCGCAGAACCAGCAGAGCTACCCGCGCTGCGTGCTGCAGCTGCCCGACGCCGACGCGATTCCGTTGACCTTGCAGGTCTGCAACACGCACGTGCACAAGCTGGCCAACGGCCAGGAGACGCTGCGGGTGGGGCTGCGCTTCGCCGACCTGCCGCGCGGCGCCGACGCGGCGATCCAGCGCTACATCTTCCGCATCGAACGCCAGCGCAGCGCCCGCAAGAGCGGCGTGCTGTCGTGA
- a CDS encoding chemotaxis protein CheW, with amino-acid sequence MNDKNTSASGATGGEFLSFTLGEEHYGVDILKVQEIRGYDSVTRVPDAPEYIKGVINLRGTIVPVIDLRLKLRLKEARYDAFTVMIVLNVEDRVVGIVVDSVSDVIPLNEEQIRPTPEFGAAVDTRFISGIGTQDDKMLILLDIETLLDSADLSQHAHVDEAA; translated from the coding sequence ATGAACGACAAGAACACCTCCGCCTCCGGCGCCACCGGCGGCGAATTCCTCAGCTTCACCCTCGGCGAAGAGCATTACGGCGTCGACATCCTGAAGGTGCAGGAGATCCGTGGCTACGACTCGGTCACCCGGGTCCCGGACGCCCCGGAGTACATCAAGGGCGTGATCAACCTGCGCGGCACCATCGTGCCGGTGATCGACCTGCGCCTGAAGCTGCGGCTGAAGGAAGCGCGCTACGACGCCTTCACCGTGATGATCGTGCTCAACGTCGAGGACCGCGTGGTCGGCATCGTCGTGGACAGCGTCTCCGACGTGATCCCGCTCAACGAGGAGCAGATCCGGCCGACCCCCGAATTCGGCGCCGCGGTGGACACCCGCTTCATCTCCGGCATCGGCACCCAGGACGACAAGATGCTGATCCTGCTGGACATCGAGACGCTGCTCGACAGCGCCGACCTGAGCCAGCACGCGCACGTCGACGAAGCCGCCTGA